In a genomic window of Gemmatimonas sp.:
- a CDS encoding dihydrodipicolinate synthase family protein, whose translation MVDTEREAVEAVDAFDIRRHLHMGQVIPAHPLALLPTRAMDEQHQRALTRYYLAAGAGGMAVGVHTTGFPIHDAKIGLYRPVLELAAETASDALSRDPRPFVRVAGLIGDTAQAVREAQIAQALGYHCGLLSLGAWRDATDTAILAHCARVAEVMPLFGFYLQPAVGGRRLSYAFWREFAEIQNVVAIKVAPFDRYATLEVVRALADAGRDDIALYTGNDDAIVPDLVTDVPVTSGGRAYTRHFVGGLLGQWAVWTSRAVEMLREIQTWRASGADTMPRKWLTRGAALTMANAVIFDAAHGYRGCLPGILEILRLRGLVRGTWTFDTHEQLSPGQGEALARLSEQYPDLADDDFVAERLDEFLA comes from the coding sequence ATGGTCGATACTGAGCGCGAGGCAGTCGAGGCGGTCGACGCGTTCGACATCCGCCGTCACTTGCACATGGGTCAGGTCATTCCAGCGCATCCGCTCGCCTTGTTGCCCACGCGCGCGATGGACGAGCAGCATCAACGCGCGCTCACACGCTACTACCTAGCGGCGGGAGCCGGTGGCATGGCGGTCGGCGTGCACACCACAGGCTTTCCCATTCACGATGCCAAGATCGGCCTGTACCGGCCGGTACTGGAACTCGCGGCGGAAACCGCGAGCGACGCGCTATCGCGCGATCCGCGGCCGTTCGTACGAGTGGCAGGATTGATCGGTGATACCGCGCAGGCCGTACGCGAAGCACAGATCGCGCAGGCACTCGGGTACCACTGCGGTCTGCTGTCGTTGGGTGCGTGGCGCGACGCGACCGATACGGCGATTCTGGCCCACTGCGCGCGCGTAGCCGAGGTGATGCCGCTGTTCGGTTTTTACCTGCAGCCGGCCGTGGGCGGACGACGGCTGTCGTACGCGTTCTGGCGTGAGTTCGCAGAGATCCAGAACGTGGTCGCGATCAAGGTGGCGCCGTTCGACCGCTATGCGACCCTAGAGGTGGTGCGCGCGCTCGCTGATGCCGGGCGTGATGACATCGCGCTCTACACCGGGAACGATGATGCGATCGTGCCCGACCTGGTGACCGACGTGCCGGTCACCAGCGGCGGACGCGCGTACACGCGCCACTTCGTGGGCGGATTGCTCGGGCAGTGGGCGGTGTGGACGTCACGCGCGGTCGAGATGCTGCGCGAGATTCAGACGTGGCGTGCATCGGGTGCGGATACGATGCCGCGTAAGTGGCTTACCCGCGGCGCGGCGCTCACGATGGCCAACGCCGTGATCTTCGACGCGGCGCACGGCTACCGGGGGTGCCTGCCCGGCATCCTCGAGATACTACGGCTGCGAGGACTCGTGCGCGGCACGTGGACCTTCGACACGCACGAGCAGCTCTCGCCGGGGCAAGGCGAGGCGTTGGCGCGGCTGTCGGAACAGTATCCGGACTTGGCGGACGACGACTTCGTGGCGGAGCGGCTGGACGAATTTCTGGCGTGA
- a CDS encoding prohibitin family protein, translating into MATSIDSTLDELRSSMRNPLTGMPGGGGGRGGGIFIKLAGAFVALLVLLFLVRPSVTYIEPGHVGIVIHRGGGGVDPTPLGPGFHMRNPLMTQIQEYPTFMQTLVLTKAVTEGSEQNDEINVNSVEGQPLSLDVSMSFELRADKVPALYQTFRTDVQTISHGYIRQAIRQSLQEVVGNEEIAAILGPKKAEVVTRTQANLQKRLDPYGIDVRQFTLNEFRAPKAVMDAISLKNVMQQQALTAQNELQKNTFQAQGDSIKAVGRAKAIMAEAEAQSRANDLLSKSITSTLVQYEMAKRWNGQMPQVTGGAMPMLQLPGSKNPE; encoded by the coding sequence ATGGCCACATCGATTGATTCGACGCTCGACGAACTTCGCAGCTCCATGCGCAACCCGCTGACGGGCATGCCGGGCGGTGGCGGTGGTCGTGGAGGCGGCATTTTCATCAAGCTCGCTGGCGCATTTGTCGCGTTACTCGTGCTGCTCTTCTTGGTGCGCCCGTCGGTTACGTACATCGAGCCAGGCCACGTCGGCATCGTGATTCATCGCGGTGGTGGCGGTGTCGATCCCACGCCGCTGGGCCCCGGCTTCCACATGCGGAACCCGCTCATGACGCAGATCCAGGAGTATCCCACGTTCATGCAGACGCTGGTGCTCACCAAGGCCGTAACGGAAGGCTCCGAGCAGAACGACGAGATCAACGTGAACTCGGTGGAAGGCCAGCCGTTGTCGCTTGATGTGTCGATGAGCTTTGAACTGCGCGCCGACAAGGTGCCGGCGCTGTATCAGACGTTCCGCACGGATGTGCAGACGATTTCACACGGCTACATCCGTCAGGCTATTCGCCAGTCGCTCCAGGAAGTGGTCGGCAACGAGGAGATCGCCGCGATTCTCGGCCCGAAGAAGGCGGAAGTCGTCACGCGCACGCAGGCCAACCTGCAGAAGCGGCTCGACCCGTACGGCATCGACGTGCGTCAGTTCACGCTCAACGAGTTCCGCGCGCCGAAGGCGGTCATGGACGCGATCTCGCTGAAGAACGTCATGCAGCAGCAGGCGCTCACGGCGCAGAACGAACTACAGAAGAACACGTTTCAGGCGCAGGGTGACAGCATCAAGGCCGTCGGTCGCGCCAAGGCGATCATGGCGGAAGCCGAAGCGCAGTCCCGCGCCAATGATCTGCTGTCGAAGAGCATCACAAGCACGCTGGTGCAGTACGAGATGGCGAAACGCTGGAACGGGCAGATGCCGCAAGTGACTGGCGGCGCGATGCCGATGCTGCAGCTTCCCGGCTCGAAGAATCCGGAGTAA
- a CDS encoding TIGR01777 family oxidoreductase — translation MQEFRKQVQAPVPVEALFAWHERAGAFERLSPPWDRPKVLEHTGGIRDGAKVVLQVHAGPVPTTWTLEHRDYIANRQFRDVMRDGPFAAWEHTHGFTPVDAHSSTLDDHIRYQLPLGGLGNAVAGGYTQRTLERVFAYRHAVMLGDLARHAPFAERPRLRIAITGASGFIGTQLAAFLSTGGHEVIRIGRSAPKPGSHAIQWNPERAQLDPRALEGVDAVIHLAGASIASRWTAEHRAALKSSRVEGTSLLAHTLAQLSRKPRVLLSGSAIGIYGSRGDDVLDERSTLGGDYLADVGRAWEASTAPAEKAGIRVVHLRTGIVQGAAGGALGTQAPLFRYGAGGTLGPGTQWVSPIALDDEIGAIHFCLMRDDIRGPVNIVAPTAVTNAEFTKVLGAVLGRPTIAHAPGFALRLLLGEEMANLTVLASQRVAPRVLREAGFVWRLPDLESMLRFELGE, via the coding sequence ATGCAGGAATTTCGGAAGCAGGTGCAGGCCCCCGTGCCCGTCGAGGCGCTTTTCGCCTGGCATGAGCGGGCGGGCGCATTCGAGCGTCTGTCGCCGCCGTGGGATCGCCCCAAGGTGCTCGAACATACCGGCGGCATTCGTGACGGGGCCAAGGTGGTGCTGCAGGTGCACGCCGGTCCCGTCCCGACCACGTGGACGCTCGAGCATCGGGATTACATCGCGAATCGGCAGTTCCGTGATGTGATGCGCGACGGACCCTTCGCGGCCTGGGAGCATACGCACGGCTTCACGCCGGTCGACGCCCACTCGAGCACGCTCGACGATCATATCCGCTACCAGCTTCCGCTCGGTGGGCTGGGCAATGCGGTGGCGGGTGGATACACGCAGCGCACGCTGGAGCGGGTGTTCGCCTATCGCCACGCTGTCATGCTCGGTGATCTTGCGCGACATGCGCCGTTCGCCGAACGGCCACGCTTGCGGATCGCGATCACGGGCGCGAGCGGCTTCATCGGCACGCAGCTCGCGGCGTTTCTGTCGACGGGCGGACACGAGGTGATCCGCATCGGACGCAGCGCGCCGAAGCCCGGTAGTCACGCTATCCAGTGGAACCCCGAGCGTGCTCAGCTCGATCCGCGCGCGCTCGAAGGCGTGGATGCGGTGATCCATCTGGCCGGTGCATCGATCGCGTCGCGCTGGACCGCGGAACATCGCGCGGCGCTGAAGAGCAGTCGCGTGGAAGGCACGTCGCTGCTGGCGCACACCCTCGCACAACTGTCGCGCAAGCCGCGCGTGCTGCTCAGTGGTTCGGCCATCGGCATCTACGGCAGCCGCGGCGACGACGTGCTCGACGAGCGCAGCACATTGGGCGGCGACTATCTCGCCGACGTTGGCCGCGCGTGGGAAGCGTCGACGGCACCGGCCGAGAAGGCGGGGATTCGCGTGGTGCATCTGCGCACCGGCATCGTGCAAGGCGCGGCCGGTGGCGCACTCGGCACGCAAGCGCCGCTGTTCCGCTATGGTGCCGGCGGCACGCTCGGACCTGGCACGCAATGGGTGAGTCCGATCGCGCTCGACGACGAGATCGGCGCCATCCATTTCTGCCTGATGCGCGATGACATTCGCGGGCCGGTCAACATCGTGGCGCCGACGGCGGTCACGAACGCGGAGTTCACGAAGGTGCTCGGCGCCGTCCTGGGTCGCCCCACGATCGCACACGCGCCGGGATTCGCGCTGCGGTTGTTGCTGGGTGAGGAGATGGCCAATCTCACCGTGCTCGCCAGTCAACGCGTCGCGCCGCGCGTACTGCGCGAGGCCGGGTTTGTGTGGCGTCTGCCGGATCTCGAGTCGATGCTGCGGTTTGAGTTGGGTGAGTAG
- a CDS encoding DNA-3-methyladenine glycosylase gives MTIVRLTPRRLKEAVSALSANDPKMAAAIERVGPCTMIPRVDGTHFDHLARAIVFQQLSGGAASTIYGRFKERIGGGTDAPTPAQILAADEATLRACGLSTAKTRAIVDLAQHVDDDRLPLAVIDTMDDEAVIDALVAVRGVGRWTAQMFLMFRLGRPDVLPVLDLGVRKGAQRIYRMRALPEADRLVKVARNWRPWASVASWYCWRVLDLEDAGGW, from the coding sequence TTGACGATCGTTCGATTGACGCCGCGCCGCCTCAAGGAGGCGGTGTCGGCGCTCAGTGCCAACGACCCGAAGATGGCGGCGGCCATCGAACGCGTGGGCCCGTGCACGATGATCCCGCGTGTCGATGGGACGCACTTCGATCATCTGGCGCGCGCCATCGTTTTTCAACAGCTCTCCGGCGGTGCGGCGTCCACGATCTACGGGCGCTTCAAAGAGCGCATCGGTGGTGGCACCGACGCGCCCACGCCGGCGCAGATTCTGGCGGCAGATGAGGCCACGCTTCGCGCCTGCGGACTCTCGACGGCGAAGACACGCGCGATCGTCGACCTGGCGCAGCATGTCGACGATGACCGTCTGCCGCTCGCCGTCATCGACACGATGGACGACGAAGCGGTAATCGACGCCCTGGTCGCGGTGCGCGGGGTGGGCCGCTGGACGGCGCAGATGTTCCTGATGTTCCGGCTCGGCCGTCCCGATGTGCTCCCGGTGCTGGACCTCGGGGTACGGAAGGGCGCGCAGCGGATCTACCGCATGCGAGCGCTGCCGGAAGCGGACCGCCTCGTCAAGGTGGCGCGGAACTGGCGTCCGTGGGCAAGCGTTGCCAGTTGGTACTGCTGGCGGGTCCTCGATCTCGAGGATGCCGGCGGCTGGTAG
- a CDS encoding HAMP domain-containing sensor histidine kinase, translating into MATSTNPVSDTDALVRFARRVSHDINNFSTVVRTYSELLLSDLPEGDPMHADVAEIHRAADATVRYIQRVTQFSRAGNMRRGPTLVDDGITDACDFLAAELGGRIVEVDLGGGQIQADPSWWRDVMIELLRNALDAAPAGSVIVVRSATQGSTVTVDVEDEGEGIPADLQATLTEPFVTAKQGVRGAGIGLAIVAAFVHTIGGSIQFDRIDGAAGARTRVRVTLPA; encoded by the coding sequence ATGGCCACCTCCACAAATCCGGTGTCCGATACCGACGCGCTGGTGCGCTTTGCCAGGCGGGTCTCGCACGACATCAACAACTTCTCGACCGTCGTCCGGACCTACAGCGAGCTGCTGCTTTCCGATCTCCCCGAGGGCGATCCGATGCATGCCGACGTGGCCGAGATCCATCGGGCGGCTGACGCGACCGTTCGGTATATCCAGCGCGTCACGCAGTTTTCACGTGCGGGGAACATGCGACGGGGCCCCACGTTGGTGGACGACGGCATCACCGACGCATGCGACTTCCTGGCGGCCGAGCTAGGCGGTCGGATTGTGGAGGTGGACCTTGGTGGCGGCCAGATTCAGGCGGACCCCAGCTGGTGGCGGGACGTGATGATCGAGCTGCTCCGCAACGCCCTCGACGCGGCCCCGGCGGGCAGCGTGATCGTGGTGCGCAGCGCGACGCAGGGCAGTACCGTCACGGTGGACGTCGAGGACGAGGGCGAGGGTATTCCGGCCGACTTGCAGGCGACGCTCACCGAGCCGTTCGTGACGGCCAAGCAGGGTGTGCGCGGAGCCGGAATCGGACTCGCTATCGTCGCCGCCTTCGTACACACGATTGGCGGCTCGATCCAGTTTGATCGGATCGACGGGGCCGCCGGTGCGCGCACCCGAGTGCGCGTCACCCTTCCCGCGTAG
- a CDS encoding chemotaxis response regulator protein-glutamate methylesterase: MTTTLTPGAPLPGSGSPLRKPGVVRVLIVDDSALVRRILSDALSKHDDIEVVGTATDPYVARERIVQLRPDVITLDIEMPRMDGLSFLSKLMRHFPLPVVVVSSLTPQNSETALRALALGAVDVIAKPGSSLAAGDVAEELVRAVRAASHARVVKRVDTAEAPPVPGRSAIASLNTTNKIIALGASTGGTQALEHVLRRFPVDAPGTVIVQHMPEHFTLSFAKRLDQVCAMRVQEAKDGDFAVPGLALVAPGGKHLVLQASGARWAVRVKDGPKVHHQRPAVDVLFQSVARSAGRNAVGALLTGMGADGAKGLLAMREAGAYTVAQNEETCVVYGMPREAVKLDAAVDVLPLDRIADALLHAVAANRV; this comes from the coding sequence GTGACGACGACGCTCACACCGGGTGCTCCGCTGCCCGGCTCCGGCTCACCGCTGCGCAAGCCAGGTGTGGTGCGCGTCCTGATCGTGGACGACTCTGCACTTGTGCGTCGTATCCTCTCCGACGCGCTGTCGAAGCATGACGACATCGAAGTCGTCGGCACGGCCACCGATCCGTACGTCGCGCGTGAGCGCATCGTGCAGTTGCGGCCTGACGTGATCACGCTCGATATCGAAATGCCGCGCATGGACGGACTGTCGTTTCTGTCCAAGCTGATGCGGCACTTCCCGCTGCCGGTCGTGGTGGTGAGCTCACTCACTCCGCAGAACAGCGAAACGGCACTACGTGCGCTCGCGCTGGGCGCAGTGGATGTCATCGCCAAGCCGGGTTCGTCTCTTGCCGCCGGCGATGTCGCGGAGGAGCTGGTGCGCGCGGTGCGTGCCGCATCGCATGCGCGCGTCGTAAAGCGCGTGGACACCGCCGAGGCACCGCCGGTGCCCGGCCGCTCGGCGATCGCGTCGCTGAACACCACCAACAAGATCATCGCCCTCGGCGCCTCTACCGGTGGCACACAGGCGCTTGAGCACGTGCTTCGACGGTTTCCAGTCGATGCGCCAGGCACGGTGATCGTGCAGCACATGCCGGAACACTTCACCCTCTCGTTCGCCAAGCGACTCGATCAGGTCTGTGCCATGCGGGTGCAGGAGGCGAAGGACGGGGACTTTGCCGTGCCCGGTCTCGCGCTCGTGGCGCCGGGCGGAAAGCATCTGGTGCTGCAGGCGAGCGGCGCGCGGTGGGCGGTGCGCGTGAAGGACGGTCCCAAGGTGCATCACCAGCGTCCCGCCGTGGACGTGCTTTTTCAAAGCGTCGCGCGGAGTGCCGGACGCAATGCCGTGGGCGCGCTGCTGACCGGTATGGGTGCCGACGGCGCCAAGGGCCTATTGGCCATGCGCGAGGCTGGCGCCTACACCGTGGCGCAGAACGAAGAGACGTGCGTCGTGTACGGCATGCCGCGTGAAGCGGTCAAGCTCGACGCGGCGGTGGATGTGCTGCCGCTCGACCGCATCGCCGACGCGCTGCTTCACGCGGTCGCCGCCAACCGCGTCTAG